From one Thermodesulfobacteriota bacterium genomic stretch:
- a CDS encoding TIGR01777 family oxidoreductase, with translation MKIFITGGSGFVGTDLSRYLLDKGHSVIAVGRSSGHRLDGRQNFTYISADTSNKGDWQNELNQVDAAVNLAGENILGLWSDSYKDRIYRSRILTTRNLVDALQENNTATLCSASAAGYYGNRGDEILTEDAGHGDDFLAKVCIDWEKQACRAEAKGIRVVTLRFGVVLGKNGGPIKKMLPAFKFFVGGPMGNGKHWFPWIHLDDLTSAILFILENPDIKGPVNFCAPEPLRNRDFTKALASALNRPSFMTVPAFMLRLFMRELGTSLLNSQRLSPKKLTTYGFKFQYPEINHALKEILTVS, from the coding sequence ATGAAGATATTTATTACAGGCGGATCCGGCTTTGTAGGTACCGATCTTTCACGCTATCTGCTTGACAAAGGGCACAGCGTCATTGCCGTCGGCAGGTCTTCCGGACATAGATTGGACGGCAGGCAAAATTTTACATATATTTCGGCGGATACCTCCAATAAGGGTGACTGGCAAAATGAGCTTAATCAGGTGGATGCCGCTGTGAACCTGGCAGGAGAAAATATTCTGGGTCTTTGGTCCGATAGCTACAAAGACCGCATTTACCGCAGCCGGATTTTAACCACGCGTAATCTTGTCGACGCCTTGCAGGAAAACAATACGGCAACCCTTTGCAGTGCCTCTGCTGCAGGGTATTACGGTAACCGGGGTGATGAAATTTTAACCGAAGATGCCGGTCACGGTGATGATTTTCTTGCCAAAGTCTGCATTGACTGGGAAAAACAAGCCTGCCGGGCGGAAGCAAAGGGAATCAGAGTGGTCACCTTGCGTTTTGGTGTGGTTCTGGGAAAAAACGGGGGACCCATCAAAAAAATGCTTCCCGCATTTAAATTTTTTGTGGGAGGCCCCATGGGAAACGGAAAACACTGGTTCCCCTGGATTCACCTGGATGACCTTACGTCTGCCATTCTGTTTATTCTGGAAAACCCTGATATAAAAGGCCCGGTGAACTTCTGTGCTCCTGAACCTCTGAGAAACAGAGATTTTACCAAAGCCCTTGCAAGCGCGTTAAACCGGCCCTCGTTTATGACCGTACCTGCATTTATGCTTCGCCTGTTTATGAGGGAACTGGGGACATCGCTTTTAAACAGTCAAAGACTATCACCGAAAAAACTGACCACCTATGGCTTTAAGTTTCAATATCCCGAAATTAACCATGCGTTAAAGGAAATATTGACGGTTTCGTAA
- a CDS encoding cytochrome c3 family protein, whose amino-acid sequence MKARTVVMIVMIILYTVALAVAMQNQGAKDITLDGGKKGAVGFPHHLHQNAISDCNACHGVFPQTAGIIKELKIQKKLKKKQVMNKTCIKCHREKKKAGEKTGPTKCSQCHVK is encoded by the coding sequence ATGAAAGCCAGAACAGTTGTAATGATAGTCATGATAATCCTTTATACCGTAGCATTGGCGGTGGCGATGCAAAATCAGGGTGCCAAAGATATTACGCTTGACGGCGGCAAGAAAGGGGCCGTTGGTTTTCCCCACCACCTGCACCAGAATGCCATAAGCGACTGCAATGCATGTCATGGCGTTTTTCCCCAAACGGCCGGTATAATAAAAGAGTTAAAAATACAGAAAAAGCTGAAAAAAAAGCAGGTGATGAATAAGACATGCATCAAATGCCACCGAGAAAAGAAAAAGGCAGGAGAAAAGACAGGGCCGACAAAATGTTCCCAGTGTCATGTTAAATAA
- a CDS encoding cytochrome ubiquinol oxidase subunit I: protein MNYPVWELYYAGGGLLIALMAVVHVYVAHFAVGGGLFLVLTEMKGLRENSTAVLEYTRKHSKFFLLLTMVFSSVTGVGIWFTISLLSPAATSVLIHTFVFGFAMEWVFFILEIVALFLYFYTFNKIDHKAHLILGWIYAVSALISLILINGIISFMQTPGDWLVTRSFWDGFFNPSFWPSMFFRITISLVLAGIFGFITAVFIKDPDFKENMVCYCARWLLLPFIFMVLFAWWYFAAFPDSLKAMILGRSPEIVPLTKIFAAVLPVLFIGGLLMAIRVPGNIKKYMAFVILVIGLVYMGSFEWIREASRRPFLIYGHMYSNSIKIEDEANINKHGFLKTAKWVKHQEISDANMLHAGREIFNLQCITCHSVGGALNDILPLTKKFTVFGMDSQLNGQGKINDYMPKFMGTRMERLALSRYMVEKLHGKADIPTKAAVKELPAPIDPFDEKKDEYILLAWSNIGMRCISDSASWFILTPPGNDISAYLIRRGETPEMVTQGVKLTYKVEPGFEYPSKTVKFWNHAQKFFGKKLPPDIGLTGNGLKGKMKLDDENQVFVADGIPVVPYSADNRYNPYPLFTIEAMDQNSGKRLARTRVVASVSTEMGCKNCHGGKWRMEGVTGISDETASDILAMHDKISKTELLKMAQQGKPYLCKSCHLDANSDTKSKPGVLNLSAAIHGFHANYLTDRDVEACHACHPSSAGGHTQCLRGIHHEIGLDCTSCHGNLEDHALSLLVAEQKAGKKSAKRLMKHLVPTRVDSIGGIKPRNPWINQPDCLNCHIDFNPPETDQTFNQWTKSKDQLYRSRTGDAGIMCQACHSTTHAVYPATNIYGNNRDNIQPFQYQGNPYPIASNKNCKVCHTIDMDEELHHPNSLAMFRNVR, encoded by the coding sequence ATGAATTACCCGGTATGGGAACTGTATTATGCCGGCGGCGGCCTTCTGATCGCCCTGATGGCGGTGGTGCATGTGTATGTGGCCCATTTTGCAGTGGGTGGCGGCCTGTTTCTGGTGTTGACCGAAATGAAAGGGCTCAGGGAAAACTCTACGGCGGTCCTGGAATACACGCGAAAGCATAGCAAGTTCTTTCTGCTGCTGACCATGGTTTTTAGTTCTGTCACCGGTGTGGGGATCTGGTTTACTATTTCCCTGCTCAGCCCGGCGGCAACCTCTGTACTTATCCATACTTTTGTATTCGGTTTTGCCATGGAATGGGTCTTTTTCATACTGGAAATCGTGGCGCTTTTTTTATACTTTTACACTTTTAATAAAATAGATCATAAAGCCCACCTTATCCTCGGCTGGATCTATGCCGTTTCCGCTCTGATTTCCCTTATATTGATCAACGGTATCATTTCCTTTATGCAGACCCCGGGGGACTGGCTGGTAACACGCAGTTTCTGGGATGGATTTTTCAACCCCAGTTTCTGGCCGTCCATGTTTTTTCGCATCACCATCTCTCTTGTTCTGGCCGGAATATTCGGTTTTATCACTGCTGTTTTTATAAAGGATCCGGATTTCAAGGAAAACATGGTTTGTTATTGTGCCAGGTGGCTGCTTTTGCCGTTTATATTTATGGTTTTATTTGCCTGGTGGTACTTTGCTGCTTTCCCGGATTCGCTAAAAGCTATGATTCTGGGTCGTTCGCCCGAAATTGTTCCACTGACTAAAATTTTTGCCGCCGTTCTTCCGGTTTTATTCATCGGCGGTCTGTTAATGGCCATCCGCGTGCCGGGCAACATAAAAAAATATATGGCATTTGTTATCCTTGTTATCGGCCTGGTCTATATGGGTTCATTTGAGTGGATCAGGGAGGCCTCTCGACGGCCATTTCTTATTTACGGGCATATGTATTCAAATTCCATTAAAATTGAGGATGAAGCCAACATAAATAAGCATGGATTCCTTAAGACAGCCAAATGGGTAAAGCACCAAGAGATAAGTGATGCCAACATGCTCCACGCCGGACGGGAGATTTTTAATCTCCAGTGTATCACCTGCCACAGTGTGGGGGGGGCTTTAAATGACATTCTTCCGCTGACTAAAAAATTTACCGTTTTTGGTATGGATTCACAGCTCAACGGTCAGGGAAAAATAAATGACTACATGCCTAAATTCATGGGTACCCGGATGGAACGTCTGGCGCTTTCCAGGTATATGGTGGAAAAATTGCACGGAAAGGCAGACATTCCGACAAAGGCGGCAGTAAAGGAGTTGCCCGCTCCCATTGATCCTTTTGATGAAAAAAAGGATGAATACATACTTCTGGCCTGGAGTAACATCGGCATGCGCTGTATTTCCGACAGCGCTTCATGGTTCATACTGACTCCGCCCGGTAATGATATTTCCGCCTATCTGATACGCAGAGGGGAAACCCCTGAAATGGTTACCCAGGGGGTCAAGCTGACTTACAAGGTTGAACCGGGATTCGAGTATCCGTCCAAAACGGTAAAATTCTGGAACCATGCACAAAAATTTTTCGGAAAGAAACTGCCCCCTGATATCGGGCTTACCGGCAACGGGCTGAAGGGAAAGATGAAACTGGACGATGAAAACCAGGTGTTTGTGGCTGATGGTATCCCGGTGGTTCCCTATTCCGCTGATAATAGGTATAACCCTTATCCTCTGTTTACCATTGAGGCCATGGACCAAAACAGCGGAAAACGGCTTGCCCGCACCCGGGTGGTTGCATCTGTTTCCACTGAAATGGGATGCAAAAACTGTCATGGGGGAAAATGGCGCATGGAGGGGGTGACGGGAATTTCAGATGAAACCGCTTCAGATATTCTGGCCATGCACGATAAGATAAGCAAAACCGAATTGCTGAAGATGGCCCAACAGGGAAAGCCCTATCTTTGTAAGTCCTGCCATCTGGACGCGAATTCAGACACAAAATCAAAGCCCGGCGTGTTGAACCTTTCTGCCGCTATTCACGGGTTCCATGCCAACTACCTTACCGATAGAGATGTGGAAGCATGCCATGCCTGTCATCCATCTTCAGCGGGCGGTCATACCCAATGCTTACGAGGGATCCATCATGAAATCGGCCTGGATTGCACCAGTTGTCATGGGAATCTGGAGGATCATGCATTGAGCCTTCTGGTGGCGGAACAAAAGGCCGGGAAAAAAAGCGCCAAACGGCTGATGAAGCATCTTGTCCCCACCCGGGTAGATTCAATTGGCGGCATAAAACCGAGAAATCCATGGATCAACCAGCCCGACTGCCTGAACTGTCATATTGATTTCAATCCGCCCGAAACCGACCAAACCTTTAATCAGTGGACAAAATCGAAGGATCAGCTTTATCGTTCACGGACGGGTGATGCCGGAATCATGTGCCAGGCATGCCATTCAACTACCCATGCCGTGTATCCGGCAACCAATATTTACGGCAATAACAGAGATAATATCCAGCCGTTTCAATACCAGGGGAACCCTTATCCCATCGCTTCAAACAAGAACTGCAAGGTGTGTCATACCATCGATATGGATGAGGAACTGCACCACCCCAACAGTTTGGCCATGTTCAGAAATGTTCGGTGA
- the trxC gene encoding thioredoxin TrxC, whose protein sequence is MNSDSIIIRCTNCAAKNRIPKTRLNDRPVCGQCHSPLPEVGVFDSPVVVSDHTFDDEIIAHPGPALLDCWAPWCGPCRMVGPVIDQLAKEFAGKVKFGKLNVDENPATASKYNIMSIPTMLLFNDGKMVNSLVGALPKAEIENHLRPLL, encoded by the coding sequence ATGAATAGCGACAGCATCATAATCAGGTGCACAAATTGCGCGGCAAAAAACCGAATTCCTAAAACCCGCTTAAATGACAGGCCTGTTTGCGGTCAATGTCATTCCCCGCTCCCGGAAGTTGGTGTCTTTGACAGCCCTGTGGTGGTTTCAGACCATACCTTCGATGACGAAATTATTGCCCACCCGGGCCCTGCTTTGCTCGACTGCTGGGCACCCTGGTGTGGTCCGTGCCGTATGGTGGGACCGGTTATTGACCAGTTGGCCAAAGAGTTTGCCGGAAAGGTTAAATTTGGTAAACTGAATGTAGATGAAAATCCGGCGACAGCTTCAAAGTATAATATCATGAGTATTCCCACCATGCTTTTGTTCAATGACGGAAAAATGGTGAATTCACTGGTGGGGGCTTTGCCTAAAGCTGAAATTGAAAATCATCTTCGACCACTCCTATAA
- a CDS encoding cytoplasmic protein, whose product MKKFALFVFNGDPMCFIHVLLNALDMKEKGFNCKIIIEGSATKLLSDLAKPDNPLHKLWEKVKQDGLVDGVCKACSNKLGTLEAAKEQGLALLDEMSGHPSMARYRDEGFEIISF is encoded by the coding sequence ATGAAAAAGTTTGCCCTTTTTGTTTTCAATGGTGACCCAATGTGTTTTATTCATGTCCTTTTAAATGCCCTTGATATGAAGGAAAAAGGATTTAATTGTAAGATTATCATAGAAGGCTCAGCCACAAAACTACTTTCTGATTTGGCTAAACCGGACAATCCTTTGCACAAGCTGTGGGAAAAGGTGAAACAAGACGGACTGGTTGACGGTGTTTGCAAGGCCTGCTCAAATAAGTTGGGAACCCTGGAGGCAGCAAAAGAACAAGGCTTGGCGCTGCTGGATGAAATGTCAGGGCACCCCAGCATGGCGCGATATCGAGATGAAGGGTTTGAGATCATATCGTTTTAA
- the prxU gene encoding thioredoxin-dependent peroxiredoxin (Most members of this family contain a selenocysteine.) has translation MSEDLEVGCARPTGGPVGEEAETEETKETESKTVKEEVMIKVGQKAPDFTAPAYHKGKFISVKLSDYLGKWVVLCFYPGDFTFVUATEISAVAGKFSDFQNLGVEVFSMSIDSVFVHKMWNDKELSKMVDGGVPFPMLSDAGGKVGTVYGIYDENAGVETRGRFIIDPDGVVQGYEVLTPPVGRNVSESLRQIQAFQLVRNSKGTEATPSGWQPGKMTLKPGPDLVGKVWEVWKTEMAYEK, from the coding sequence ATGAGTGAAGATTTGGAGGTTGGTTGTGCGCGGCCAACAGGGGGGCCTGTTGGCGAAGAAGCTGAAACAGAAGAAACCAAAGAAACAGAAAGCAAAACAGTTAAGGAGGAAGTCATGATCAAAGTGGGACAAAAAGCACCGGATTTCACCGCACCGGCATATCATAAAGGCAAATTTATTTCCGTCAAACTATCCGACTATCTGGGTAAATGGGTGGTGTTGTGTTTTTATCCCGGTGATTTTACCTTTGTTTGAGCCACGGAAATTTCGGCAGTTGCCGGAAAATTTTCCGATTTTCAGAATCTTGGGGTAGAAGTTTTTTCAATGAGCATCGACAGTGTTTTTGTTCATAAAATGTGGAATGATAAAGAACTTTCAAAAATGGTCGACGGCGGGGTCCCTTTCCCCATGTTATCGGATGCAGGGGGTAAAGTCGGAACGGTTTATGGAATTTACGATGAAAACGCCGGCGTGGAAACCAGGGGACGATTTATTATCGATCCGGACGGTGTGGTTCAGGGTTACGAAGTGCTCACCCCTCCGGTGGGAAGAAATGTCAGCGAATCGCTTAGACAGATCCAGGCGTTCCAGCTCGTACGTAACAGCAAAGGAACAGAAGCCACCCCGTCCGGCTGGCAGCCGGGCAAAATGACGTTAAAGCCAGGACCGGACCTGGTGGGAAAAGTATGGGAAGTATGGAAAACGGAGATGGCTTATGAAAAATAA
- a CDS encoding rubredoxin: MAQPEEMYQCQTVNCGYIYDPDRGDRKGKIPKGTRFEDLPDDWKCPICGAGKKIFKPLAGPGSVAAEG, from the coding sequence ATGGCTCAACCCGAAGAGATGTATCAGTGTCAGACAGTAAATTGCGGATATATATATGACCCGGACCGGGGAGACCGGAAAGGGAAAATTCCCAAAGGTACCCGGTTTGAGGATCTGCCGGATGACTGGAAATGTCCAATCTGCGGTGCCGGTAAAAAGATTTTTAAGCCCCTGGCAGGCCCTGGTTCGGTCGCGGCGGAGGGTTAA
- the tpx gene encoding thiol peroxidase, with protein MAQITLKGDPVHTIGELPKVGDKAPDFLLTKTDLSDISLKDVSGKKVILNIFLSVDTSVCSISLARFNEEIKKFNNAIVIGVSMDLPFSHGRFCESNGVENVITVSELRNREFGNNYGLRMVDGPLAGLFARSIVVIDENSKVIYTQLVPEITEEPDYQKALNMITNKPATDEDLNSCLQSPTAEHARADDLDEPCDDGRAG; from the coding sequence ATGGCACAAATAACATTAAAGGGCGACCCGGTTCACACCATAGGAGAGTTGCCAAAAGTCGGGGATAAAGCACCTGATTTCCTTCTCACTAAAACGGATCTGTCCGATATATCTTTAAAAGATGTATCAGGTAAAAAGGTAATCCTTAATATATTTCTAAGCGTAGATACATCGGTATGTTCTATTTCATTGGCCAGGTTTAATGAGGAAATAAAAAAATTTAATAATGCGATTGTGATTGGTGTATCTATGGATCTCCCTTTTTCTCATGGTCGTTTCTGTGAAAGCAACGGCGTGGAAAATGTAATCACTGTATCCGAATTGCGTAACCGGGAATTCGGCAACAACTACGGATTGAGGATGGTGGATGGACCACTGGCCGGACTCTTCGCAAGATCCATCGTGGTGATCGACGAAAATTCTAAAGTGATTTACACTCAACTGGTCCCTGAAATAACCGAAGAGCCTGATTACCAAAAAGCGCTGAATATGATTACAAATAAGCCCGCCACCGATGAAGACCTCAATAGCTGTTTGCAATCACCCACTGCAGAACATGCAAGGGCAGATGACCTGGATGAACCGTGCGATGATGGAAGGGCAGGATAG
- a CDS encoding DUF6691 family protein, with amino-acid sequence MSLLYGLVTGILFGIIMQRSGILAYEKQIGAVRLIDMTVFKLMLSAIVVGTIGIYLFKDLGVIKLSLKATSIGAQVIGGLIFGVGWGLLGYCPGIAAGALGEGRVDALWGILGMLFGGAVYATIYPFMKKYIISIGSFGKISLPQILGINHWIVILVFSLLVVVLFWFFEKKGL; translated from the coding sequence ATGAGTTTATTATACGGACTTGTCACCGGCATCCTGTTTGGCATCATCATGCAAAGATCCGGCATACTGGCATATGAAAAACAGATCGGTGCCGTTCGATTGATTGATATGACGGTTTTTAAACTGATGCTCAGTGCAATCGTCGTCGGTACCATCGGCATTTACCTGTTTAAAGATTTGGGAGTGATCAAACTGAGCCTGAAAGCAACATCCATCGGCGCCCAGGTAATCGGCGGCTTAATTTTTGGGGTCGGCTGGGGTCTGTTGGGTTACTGCCCGGGTATTGCGGCCGGAGCGCTGGGAGAAGGCCGTGTCGATGCGCTCTGGGGAATTTTGGGAATGCTGTTTGGCGGAGCGGTTTATGCAACGATATATCCCTTTATGAAAAAATATATCATCAGTATCGGGTCATTTGGTAAAATATCGCTTCCACAGATTTTGGGAATAAACCATTGGATCGTCATCCTTGTTTTCAGCCTTTTGGTGGTGGTGCTGTTTTGGTTTTTTGAGAAAAAAGGGTTATAA
- a CDS encoding ferritin family protein encodes MNIDQYKEIINFAIAGEIEAQEFYQDAAAKINVPYLKDMFEKFAKEEKGHEKILQGILVKDTIKRYFNESTDYKVAETVETPRLSTDMKPADAIALAMKKEEEAMKQYTDLAEACLDPNQKKVFLDLASMERGHKLKMEKAFVDIGYAELW; translated from the coding sequence ATGAACATAGACCAATACAAAGAAATTATAAATTTTGCCATCGCCGGTGAAATAGAGGCCCAGGAATTTTACCAGGATGCGGCCGCTAAAATTAATGTCCCGTACCTTAAAGATATGTTTGAAAAATTTGCCAAAGAAGAGAAAGGTCATGAAAAAATTCTCCAAGGTATCCTGGTAAAAGATACGATTAAACGATATTTTAATGAAAGCACCGATTATAAAGTCGCTGAAACGGTGGAAACACCCAGGCTGTCCACCGACATGAAACCGGCGGATGCCATCGCTTTGGCCATGAAAAAGGAGGAAGAGGCGATGAAGCAGTACACCGATTTAGCAGAAGCCTGCTTGGATCCGAATCAGAAAAAAGTATTTCTCGATCTTGCTTCCATGGAACGCGGACACAAGCTTAAAATGGAAAAGGCGTTTGTCGATATCGGCTATGCGGAGTTATGGTAG
- a CDS encoding YeeE/YedE thiosulfate transporter family protein: protein MKNKTLNPYVAGALIGILLVLSVIVAGKYLGASTTFARGASVIEKSVGIDYSRFEYFTTKKGKYGPGSLPNWQLMYVIGIALGAFIAAKLSGTFRAKAVPTMWKNKFGSSPLKRGIVAFIGGTVVLIGARLAGGCPTGHGLSGLSQLAVSGFIALAFFVIGAAITARILYSR from the coding sequence ATGAAAAATAAAACATTAAATCCATATGTGGCAGGTGCGCTTATCGGCATATTGTTGGTGTTATCGGTCATTGTGGCGGGCAAGTATCTGGGGGCATCCACCACCTTTGCACGGGGTGCCTCCGTCATTGAGAAATCGGTGGGGATCGACTATTCCAGGTTCGAATATTTTACCACCAAGAAGGGAAAGTACGGTCCCGGCTCTCTTCCCAACTGGCAATTGATGTATGTCATTGGAATTGCCCTGGGTGCTTTTATTGCGGCCAAACTTTCCGGTACTTTTAGAGCAAAAGCAGTCCCGACCATGTGGAAAAATAAATTTGGATCCAGTCCGCTGAAAAGAGGAATCGTGGCTTTCATCGGGGGTACAGTCGTTCTCATCGGTGCCAGACTGGCCGGTGGATGCCCCACCGGCCACGGACTCAGCGGTCTTTCCCAGCTGGCGGTGAGCGGATTTATTGCGCTGGCTTTTTTTGTAATCGGTGCTGCAATTACAGCAAGGATTCTATACAGCCGATAG
- a CDS encoding DUF3786 domain-containing protein, with protein MALSVVDLYRDILPKTNCKDCGFPTCLAFAGMVVSEKHPIENCPHLSIEVVEKCKSELEQQYSCGKWLKRDMAEDALKWAKQRSASMKIEDLPDRIGGRLIKKGNKDVLELPYFTDFIFISPHRITNKDGSDLTRWEQVFIYNHLAQGGSKLPSGKWKGLIEFPNTVSKIKSMIEQVENPLTEKFAGKSDELRSAAEQIGGLDMTDDIQSADLAILFRPLPRVPLMLMFWDEDLADQFEAKVKLLFDETILDHLDIESIMFLSERLRQLLCEAW; from the coding sequence ATGGCATTATCTGTGGTTGATCTTTATAGAGATATACTGCCTAAAACAAATTGCAAAGACTGCGGCTTTCCCACCTGCCTTGCCTTTGCAGGCATGGTGGTGTCTGAAAAACACCCCATTGAAAACTGCCCGCACCTGTCGATAGAGGTGGTAGAAAAATGCAAATCCGAGCTTGAACAGCAGTATTCATGCGGAAAATGGCTCAAAAGAGACATGGCTGAAGATGCGCTGAAATGGGCCAAACAGCGGTCTGCCTCCATGAAAATAGAAGACCTGCCGGATCGTATCGGCGGCAGGTTGATAAAAAAAGGAAATAAAGACGTACTTGAACTGCCATATTTTACCGATTTCATTTTTATTTCCCCACACCGTATTACCAATAAAGACGGTTCGGATCTGACCCGGTGGGAACAGGTTTTTATATACAATCACCTGGCTCAGGGAGGAAGCAAGCTCCCTAGCGGAAAGTGGAAAGGGCTTATAGAGTTTCCCAATACGGTCTCAAAAATTAAATCTATGATCGAGCAGGTGGAAAACCCCCTTACAGAGAAATTTGCCGGAAAATCCGACGAGTTGAGAAGTGCCGCTGAACAGATTGGGGGTCTTGATATGACCGATGATATCCAATCTGCGGACCTGGCAATTTTATTCAGACCCCTTCCCAGGGTTCCGCTGATGCTCATGTTCTGGGATGAAGATTTGGCTGACCAATTCGAAGCAAAGGTTAAACTCTTGTTTGACGAAACTATTTTGGACCATCTGGATATTGAATCGATTATGTTTCTAAGCGAAAGATTGAGACAGCTCCTTTGCGAGGCTTGGTAA